The Streptomyces cathayae DNA segment CGCCGCGCTGGCCGCGGGAGTGGCCGCGGGACTGGCCGTGGAGACCTACGCGAGCGGTGGCGGTAGCGGCGTCGCCGCCTCCCCCGGGGACCGGCCCGGGGCCCTGGCCGCACTGGCGCTGACCGTCGTCGGCCTCACCCTGATCGGCCCCGGTCTCACCCATCTGTGCGGCCGTCTGCTGCAGTCGGTCCGCCCGGGTGCCCTGCGGCTGCTGGCCGGCCGGGTCCTCATGACGGAGGCCACCCGGATCGGCCGTCCGCTGGGTGTGGTCTGCGCCGTGCTGTCGGCCGTGTACGCCATGGGCCGGCACTCCTACGCCGACGGCCTGTCGGCAGGGCCGCTCACCCTGCTCGGGGTGCTGGTGGTGACGGGGTGCACCGTGGCGACCCTGCTGACGGCCGCCGTCGAGGCCAAGCACGCGCACGCCGCCACCACGGCCGCGCTGCTGCGCCTGGGCGCTCCCGCCTCGACCCCGCGCCGGGCCGCGATGCTCAGGGCCGGCGCGCTCCTCGCCCTGTTCGGGCCGCTGACCGTGACCGCGGCCGGGCTGTCGGCGCTTCCCCTGTCCGTCTGAGAGGCGGGAGAACCCGAAGGGGATCTCCCGCCGGGCGATGAGTTCCGGGCCGGCCCCCGGTCCACCCGTCGAACGCCACAGAACCCGGCACCCCCAGGGAGAGACCCGACATGTACCAGCAGATGATCTTCGTGAACCTGGCCGTCGACGACCTCGACGCCTCGAAGAAGTTCTTCACGGAACTCGGCTACTCGATCAACGCGCGGTTCAGCGACGAGAACACCGCCTCCGTCGTGATCAGCGACACCATCGTGGCGATGCTGCACACCAGGCAGCGCTACGCGGAGTTCACGAAGAAGGAGATCGCCGACTCCTCGAGGACCAGCGAGGTGCTGCTGGCCCTGAGCTCCGAGAGCCGCGAGAAGGTCGACGAACTGGTCGAGAAGGCCGTCGCGGCGGGCGGCTCGGTCAGCGGCGAGACCCAGGACCAGGGCTTCATGTACGGCCGCGCCTTCGACGATCCGGACGGCCACACCTGGGAGATCGTGTGGATGGACCCGTCCGTCGTGGAGGGCTGAGGCCAGGCCCGCCCCCTTTCCAGAGCCCCTGCGTTCCCGGAGCGGACCGAGACGGCTTCGGAGACGTCGAAACGCCCGGCCGGGCAATGAAAAGGCAAAGCCATGCCCTGCCGTCGGCATATGCGTTGACACTCTTATGCGCCGCTTATAGACCTGGGAGCATCACGGGAGTGCTGATGTTCTGTCAACTCTCCCTCGACCCCCCGCATTTGAGTATCCCGTAAAGGACAAACGTGTCAGTTCTGTCCGTATCACGCCGTACGGCCTCGCGCCGTACCGTCGCACGTACCGTGCGCGCTCTCGGCGTCGTCTCCGCGTCGGCCGCGCTCACCGTCGGTCTCGCAGGCAGCGCGGCCGCCTGCGACATCAAGGATTTCTCGGCCGAGGCCAAGTGCGTCGGTGACAACGGTGTCATCACCGTCACCGACGTGGATCCGGCCGGCGTCCCCGCCACCGTCACCGTGTTCCTGGAGAACAACGGCGCCGACGAGAGGAAGGTCGGCGAGCAGGTGGTCAAGGGCTCCCGCAAGGGCGTCACCATCACCTTCGAGGAGGAGTGGAAGCCCAGCGCCGAGTACCGCATCCACGTCAAGGCCGCGCCCTCCGTGGACGAGGACATCACGCCGAACCTGACCACCCCGGCCACGGCCTGCAAGGGAGAGGAGGGGACCCCGGCTCCCGGGACCCCGGCTCCGGAGGAGCCCACGCCGTCGGCCTCCGTCTCGACCCCGGCCGAGGACTCCGAGGACGTCGAGGAGCCCGGCACGCCGAATCCGTCGGAGTCGGCGGCCGAGAGCCCCGCCCCGGCGGACACCTCGGACAACGCTCCGTCGCCCGCCGTCGGTGACTCGAACCTCGCCGAGACCGGCGCGGACTCCCACACCGCTCTGATCGCCGGTGTCGCGGTGGCCCTGGTCGCCGTCGGCGGCGGTGCCGTCTTCCTCGGCATGCGCCGTCGCGGGACGGGCAAGGACAGCTGACGCCCCACGCACGGCAGGACGGCCCTCCCCCAGACTCCGTCCGGGGGGGACCCCCACCCGCCGGGGCGGGCCGTCGCGCGTCCGCCGCGGGTCAGTCCAGTACGACGACCTCGGCCGCGTCGAACTCCACCCCGACCTCGTCCCCGACCTCCGGTGCCGTGCGGAGCGCGCAGGCGGCCTCCAGTCGGGGCGCCTGCTCGGGCTGGAGGCGGACCGCGACATGGGTGCCCCGGAAGGTGCGCGCGGTCACCGTGCAGCGCAGGCCCGTCTCGGCCGGGACCAGCCGGACCCCGGTGGGCCGGACGAGCAGGGTCCGCGTGCCCTGCGGGGCGTCCGCCGGCACCGGGACCTTGCCCCACGGCGTCACCGCGACGTCCGCGCCGACCGTCGCCCCGACCACGTTCTCGAACCCCAGGAAGCGGGCCACGAACGCGTCGGCCGGACGCTGCCACACCTCAAGGGGCGTACCGGACTGGGCGATCCGTCCGTCCCGCATCACCACGACCCGGTCGGCCAGCGCGAACGCCTCGCCCTGGTCGTGCGTCACGGCGAGCACGGTGGTGCCCAACCGGCCGAACAGCTCACGCAGTTCGACGACCAGCCGCTCCCTGAGCGTCCGGTCGAGCTGGCCGAGCGGTTCGTCGAGCATCAGCAGCCTCGGGCTGGGCGCCAGCGCGCGGGCCAGGGCGACCCGTTGCTGCTCTCCGCCGGACAGCGCCGCCACCGCCCGCCCGGCCGCCCCGGGCAGTCCGACGAGGTCCAGCAACTCCTTCACACGGTCGGCCTGTTCGGCCCGTGACGTGCCGCGCATCCGCAGCCCGAAGGCCACGTTGCCGCCCACGTCCCGCTGCGGGAACAGCTGGTGGTCCTGGAACATCAGCCCGACCCCGCGCCGGTGCGCGGGCACGTCCGCCTGGTCACGTCCGGCCAGCGAGATCCGCCCGGCGTCGAGGGGCTGCAGCCCGGCCACCGCCCGCAGCAGCGTGGACTTGCCGCTGCCGCTGGGCCCGAGCACACACACGATCTCGTGCTCGGCGACCTCCAGGTCGACGGCGTCCAGCACCGCCCGGCCGCCGAAGCGGACGGTGGCGGCCTCCAGGCTCAACAGCATCTAGAACTCCCCGGATCGGTCGGTCCGCAGCCGCTCCAGCGCCAGCAGCGCCACCGCGCACACGATCATCAGAATCGTCGACAGGGCCATCGCCTGACCGTAGTTGAGGTCCCCCGGCCGGCCGAGCAGCCGCGCCACGGCCACCGGCAGGGTCGGATGGTCCGGCCGCGCGATGAACACCGTCGCACCGAACTCGCCCAGCGACACCGCGAAGGCGAACCCGGCCGCGATGAGCATCGCCCGCCGCACCATCGGCAGGTCCACCTCGCGCCAGGCCCGCCACGGCGACGCCCCGAGCACCGCCGCCGCCTCCCGCAGCCGCGCGTCCACGGCCCGCAGCACGGGCAGCATGGTCCGTACGACGAACGGGACACCGACCAGTGCCTGGGCGAGCGGCACCAGGATCCAGGAGGACCTCAGGTCCAGTGGCGGCTCGTCGAGAGCGATCAGGAACCCGAAGCCGACGGTCACCGCGGACACCCCGAGCGGCAGCATCAGCAGGGCGTCGAAGCCGCGCACCAGCCGTCCCGCGTCCCGCCGGGTGAGCGCGACGGCCGCCAGGGAGCCGATCACCACGGCGATGACGGTGGCCGCGGCCGCGTACTGCAGGGAGTTGCCGACCGCCTCGATCGGCGCGACCAGGAACACTCCCCCGTCGTCCCGGGTCAGCGCCCGGTAGTAGCCGGCCCCGACGTCGCCGAAGGAGCGTTCCACCAGCACCGCGAGGGGCAGGAGCAGCAGCACGACGACGGTGGCGACGACCCCGGCGAGCAGCGCCCACTGCCCGGCACCGCGCGGCCGGCGTGCGGTCGTGGAGGCGTCCACCAGGCGCAGCGCGGTCTCCCGCCGCCGTACGGTCCAGGCGTGCAGGGCGAGGATCGCGCCCACCGCGGCGAACTGGATCATCGTCAGGACGGCGGCGGTGGACAGGTCGAAGATCTCCGAGGTCTGCCGGTAGATCTCCACTTCGAGGGTGGCGAAGGTGGGCCCGCCGAGGATCTGCACCACGCCGAAGGAGGTGAAGGTGAACAGGAAGACCATCAGCGCCGCGGCGGCCACGGCGGGCGCGAGCGCGGGCAGGGTGACGGTCCGCCAGGCCGTGAACCGGGAGGCGCCGAGCATCCGCGCGGCCTCCTCCTGCCGCGGGTCGAGCTGCCCCCACAGTCCGCCGACGGTCCGCACGACGACGGCGTAGTTGAAGAACACGTGCGCGAGCAGGATCGCCCACACGGTGGTGTCCAGCCGGACGCCCCACAGCTCGTCGAGGAGGCCGCCGCGCCCGACGAGCGCCATGAACGCCGTGCCGACGACGACGGTCGGCAGCACGAAGGGGACGGTGACCACCGCCCGCAGCAGGTGTCTGCCGGGGAAGTCGAAGCGGGCGAGGACGTACGCGCCGGGCAGGGCGATCAGCAGGGTGAGGGCGGTGGAGACCAGCGCCTGCCAGGTGGTGAACCACAGCACCTGGCGGACGTCGGACTGCGCCAGTACGTCCCCGATCCGCCCGAGCTGCCAGACCCCGTCGGCCTTCAGGCCGCGCGCGACGATCGCGGTGACGGGGTAGGCGAAGAAGACGGCGAAGAACGCGACGGGCACGGCCATCAGGCCGAGCCGCGCCGCGGTTCCGCGCCACCGCCGCCGTCCGTTCCCTCGCACGGCGGCGGTCCGGCTCACCTCGGTCCGGCTCACTTCAGTACGAGCGAGGTCCACGACTTGACCCACTGGTCACGGTTGTCGGCGATCCTCGCCGGGTCCATCGTCTCCGGGTCCTTCGCCTGCGGCCCGTACTGCGCGAACTCCTCGGGCACCTGGGCGCCCTCCCGCACCGGGTAGACGAACATGTTGAGCGGCATGTCCTCCTGGAACTCCTTGGTGAGCAGGAAGTCGAGCAGTGCCTTGCCGCCCTCGGGGTTCTTCGCGTTGCTGAGCAGCCCCGCGTACTCGACCTGACGGAAGCAGGTGCCGTCGGCGACACCGGTGGGAGCGGTCGTCGGCTTCGGGTCGGCGTAGATCACCTCGGCGGGCGGGGAGGAGGCGTAGGACACCACCAGCGGCCGGTCCCCCTTGGCCTGCTTGCCGCCGGCCGAGCCGGAGAACTCCTCGTTGTAGGCCTGCTCCCAGCCGTCGACCACCTTCACGCCGTTGGCCTTGAGCTTCTTCCAGTAGTCCTGCCAGCCTCCCCCACTCTCGGCTTCGCTCGAGCGGGAGGTACCCCCACCGCCGTACTTCGCGGCGGTGCCGAGGAGGAAGCCGAGGCCGGGCGAGGAGGTGGAGGCGTTCTCCACGACGAGGAGGTTCTTGTACTCGGGCTCGACCAGGTCGTCGAAGGTCTTCGGCGGGGTCAGGTCGCGCTCGCTGAACCACTCCTTGTCGTAGTTGACGCAGACGTCACCGGTGTCGACCGGCGTGACCCGGTGCTTGCCCTCGTCGACGCGGTACTCGGGAAGGACCAGGTCGGAGCCCTCGGCCTGGTACGGCTGGAACAGCCCGTTGTCGAGAGCGCGGGACAGCAGGGTGTTGTCGACGCCGAAGAAGACGTCGCCCTGCGGGTTGTCCTTGGTCAGGATCGCCTTGTTCACGGCCGATCCGGCGTCGCCGTCCTCCAGGACCTTGACCTGGTAGCCGGACTTCTTCTCGAAGGCGGCGATGACGTTCTTCGAGGCGGCCCACGAGTTGTGGCTGACGAGAGTCACGGTCTTGGACCCGCCGGACCCGGACCCGGACTCCTCGGTGCCGCCGCCGGACGAGCCGCAGGCGGACAGGGTGACCAGGCCCAGCCCGACGGCCAGGGTCGTGACCTTCTTGGTGATGTTCAACGGATTCCTCCTGGGGGTGACCAGGAAGAGACGCGGCCCTGTCCGGGACCCCTCACGGGTGTCCCGGACAGGGCACAACAGCTCGAGTGATGACCGATCTCCCTACCCAGAATGACCTGGGCGAGGTTCGGAGG contains these protein-coding regions:
- a CDS encoding VOC family protein, producing the protein MYQQMIFVNLAVDDLDASKKFFTELGYSINARFSDENTASVVISDTIVAMLHTRQRYAEFTKKEIADSSRTSEVLLALSSESREKVDELVEKAVAAGGSVSGETQDQGFMYGRAFDDPDGHTWEIVWMDPSVVEG
- a CDS encoding LAETG motif-containing sortase-dependent surface protein, which produces MRALGVVSASAALTVGLAGSAAACDIKDFSAEAKCVGDNGVITVTDVDPAGVPATVTVFLENNGADERKVGEQVVKGSRKGVTITFEEEWKPSAEYRIHVKAAPSVDEDITPNLTTPATACKGEEGTPAPGTPAPEEPTPSASVSTPAEDSEDVEEPGTPNPSESAAESPAPADTSDNAPSPAVGDSNLAETGADSHTALIAGVAVALVAVGGGAVFLGMRRRGTGKDS
- a CDS encoding ABC transporter ATP-binding protein, with translation MLLSLEAATVRFGGRAVLDAVDLEVAEHEIVCVLGPSGSGKSTLLRAVAGLQPLDAGRISLAGRDQADVPAHRRGVGLMFQDHQLFPQRDVGGNVAFGLRMRGTSRAEQADRVKELLDLVGLPGAAGRAVAALSGGEQQRVALARALAPSPRLLMLDEPLGQLDRTLRERLVVELRELFGRLGTTVLAVTHDQGEAFALADRVVVMRDGRIAQSGTPLEVWQRPADAFVARFLGFENVVGATVGADVAVTPWGKVPVPADAPQGTRTLLVRPTGVRLVPAETGLRCTVTARTFRGTHVAVRLQPEQAPRLEAACALRTAPEVGDEVGVEFDAAEVVVLD
- a CDS encoding ABC transporter permease; amino-acid sequence: MDLARTEVSRTEVSRTAAVRGNGRRRWRGTAARLGLMAVPVAFFAVFFAYPVTAIVARGLKADGVWQLGRIGDVLAQSDVRQVLWFTTWQALVSTALTLLIALPGAYVLARFDFPGRHLLRAVVTVPFVLPTVVVGTAFMALVGRGGLLDELWGVRLDTTVWAILLAHVFFNYAVVVRTVGGLWGQLDPRQEEAARMLGASRFTAWRTVTLPALAPAVAAAALMVFLFTFTSFGVVQILGGPTFATLEVEIYRQTSEIFDLSTAAVLTMIQFAAVGAILALHAWTVRRRETALRLVDASTTARRPRGAGQWALLAGVVATVVVLLLLPLAVLVERSFGDVGAGYYRALTRDDGGVFLVAPIEAVGNSLQYAAAATVIAVVIGSLAAVALTRRDAGRLVRGFDALLMLPLGVSAVTVGFGFLIALDEPPLDLRSSWILVPLAQALVGVPFVVRTMLPVLRAVDARLREAAAVLGASPWRAWREVDLPMVRRAMLIAAGFAFAVSLGEFGATVFIARPDHPTLPVAVARLLGRPGDLNYGQAMALSTILMIVCAVALLALERLRTDRSGEF
- a CDS encoding thiamine ABC transporter substrate-binding protein; translation: MNITKKVTTLAVGLGLVTLSACGSSGGGTEESGSGSGGSKTVTLVSHNSWAASKNVIAAFEKKSGYQVKVLEDGDAGSAVNKAILTKDNPQGDVFFGVDNTLLSRALDNGLFQPYQAEGSDLVLPEYRVDEGKHRVTPVDTGDVCVNYDKEWFSERDLTPPKTFDDLVEPEYKNLLVVENASTSSPGLGFLLGTAAKYGGGGTSRSSEAESGGGWQDYWKKLKANGVKVVDGWEQAYNEEFSGSAGGKQAKGDRPLVVSYASSPPAEVIYADPKPTTAPTGVADGTCFRQVEYAGLLSNAKNPEGGKALLDFLLTKEFQEDMPLNMFVYPVREGAQVPEEFAQYGPQAKDPETMDPARIADNRDQWVKSWTSLVLK